Proteins encoded in a region of the Gallalistipes aquisgranensis genome:
- a CDS encoding heparinase II/III domain-containing protein: protein MKRIFYTVVFTLLTFALTAGEHPSLLLTKKGVAAMREARGQVPAFDAAIARTLAGADAAVASEIVVPEPRDGGGGYTHERHKLNYYEMVDCGIAWQVTGEEKYARRVVKMLEAYADLYPTLGFHPVTLSKTPGRIFWQTLNESVWLVHTAMAYDCVYDYMTPSQRDDVERNLFRPMADFLMNGMEGNRGNNKVFNKMHNHATWATSAVGMIGMAMGDGALVNKALYGTDETGRTGGFIRQLDYLFSPDGYFTEGAYYQRYAIWPFMVFAQCIEHNRADLNIFAYRDGILLKAVSTLLQLAYNGRFMRFNDSLEKGYDAQELIYAVNIAYNADPTNKMLLDVAARWQDWVLPTDAGFAVARDIARGEARPLVLRSSLFRDGRDGDEGGMAVIRSTDPALNSALTLKATSHGLSHGHYDKLTMAYYDNGNEVLADYGAARWLNIEAKYKGHYTRENKTFAMQTIAHNTLVVDERSHFGGDYDESMKHHSDIYFADFAHDSVQVVSAKEDNACPGVRMHRTLAYVTTPFLQYPLILDILRAESGSEHRYDYPMWYNGHPVSFNFPYEKALSTMTALGTANGYQHLWRQAAGRNEASGTSIFTWITGNRFYSLSTVTTPASEMVCVEAGAGDPDFNLRSEKAYIVREKGKKNHTFFSSLETHGTYDLQVEQSDNLTSSCLGVRLVADTPDYTVAVADYAGGHSVTLCVSNRTAGTGERHSVETPEGRFEWTGPYDVKMK, encoded by the coding sequence ATGAAAAGGATATTTTATACCGTTGTGTTTACGCTCCTGACGTTTGCCCTGACGGCCGGGGAGCACCCCTCTTTGCTGCTTACGAAGAAGGGCGTCGCCGCCATGCGCGAGGCCCGGGGACAGGTTCCGGCGTTCGATGCCGCGATAGCCCGTACGCTGGCCGGTGCCGATGCTGCCGTGGCTTCGGAGATCGTCGTTCCCGAGCCCCGCGACGGAGGAGGGGGATACACGCATGAGCGCCACAAACTCAATTATTACGAAATGGTCGACTGCGGCATCGCCTGGCAGGTGACCGGAGAGGAGAAATATGCACGTCGTGTCGTGAAGATGCTGGAGGCTTATGCCGACCTCTATCCGACGCTGGGATTTCATCCCGTGACGCTGTCGAAGACTCCGGGCCGCATTTTCTGGCAGACGCTCAACGAAAGCGTGTGGCTGGTGCATACCGCGATGGCCTACGATTGCGTCTATGATTACATGACCCCCTCGCAGCGGGACGATGTGGAGCGGAACCTCTTTCGTCCGATGGCTGATTTCCTGATGAACGGCATGGAGGGAAACCGCGGCAATAACAAGGTGTTCAATAAGATGCATAACCATGCCACATGGGCTACCTCGGCCGTGGGCATGATCGGCATGGCCATGGGGGATGGCGCGCTGGTGAACAAGGCGCTTTACGGCACCGACGAAACGGGCCGGACGGGCGGGTTCATCCGCCAGCTGGATTATCTCTTTTCGCCCGATGGTTACTTCACCGAAGGGGCCTATTACCAGCGGTATGCCATCTGGCCTTTCATGGTTTTCGCGCAGTGTATCGAGCACAACCGCGCCGACCTGAATATCTTTGCCTACCGCGACGGTATTCTGCTCAAAGCGGTTTCTACGCTGTTGCAGCTGGCTTACAACGGGCGTTTTATGCGTTTCAACGATTCGCTGGAGAAGGGTTACGACGCTCAGGAGCTGATCTATGCCGTGAATATAGCCTACAATGCCGATCCGACGAACAAGATGCTGCTGGATGTAGCGGCGCGCTGGCAGGATTGGGTGCTGCCGACCGATGCCGGTTTCGCCGTGGCGCGCGATATCGCCCGCGGCGAGGCACGACCGCTCGTTCTCCGCAGTTCGCTTTTCCGCGACGGGCGCGACGGCGACGAAGGAGGGATGGCGGTGATCCGTTCCACGGACCCTGCGCTGAACAGTGCCCTGACACTGAAGGCCACGTCACACGGACTGAGCCACGGTCATTACGACAAACTGACGATGGCTTATTACGACAACGGCAACGAGGTTCTGGCGGACTACGGCGCTGCCCGGTGGCTCAACATAGAGGCCAAATACAAAGGGCATTACACCCGTGAAAACAAGACCTTCGCCATGCAGACCATCGCCCACAACACGCTGGTCGTGGATGAACGTTCTCATTTCGGCGGCGATTACGACGAGTCGATGAAGCACCATTCGGACATCTATTTCGCCGATTTTGCACACGACAGCGTGCAGGTCGTCTCGGCCAAGGAGGACAACGCCTGTCCGGGAGTGCGCATGCACCGCACGCTGGCCTATGTCACCACGCCGTTTCTGCAATATCCGCTGATTCTCGATATCCTGCGGGCCGAGAGCGGGTCGGAGCACCGGTATGACTATCCGATGTGGTACAACGGCCATCCGGTGAGTTTCAATTTTCCCTATGAAAAGGCTCTTTCGACGATGACGGCGCTGGGAACGGCCAATGGGTACCAGCATCTATGGCGGCAGGCGGCAGGGCGCAACGAAGCGTCGGGAACGAGTATCTTCACCTGGATCACGGGAAATCGGTTCTACTCGCTTTCGACCGTAACGACCCCGGCCAGCGAAATGGTGTGCGTCGAGGCGGGAGCCGGTGATCCCGATTTCAACCTGCGTTCCGAAAAGGCGTATATCGTTCGTGAAAAGGGAAAGAAAAACCACACGTTCTTTTCCTCGCTCGAGACCCACGGGACCTATGATCTGCAGGTGGAACAGTCCGACAATCTGACCTCTTCCTGTCTCGGGGTGAGGCTCGTGGCCGATACGCCCGACTATACGGTCGCGGTGGCCGACTATGCGGGGGGGCACAGCGTTACGCTCTGTGTCTCGAACCGTACGGCCGGTACCGGGGAGCGTCACAGCGTGGAGACCCCCGAAGGCCGTTTCGAATGGACGGGACCCTATGATGTGAAAATGAAATGA
- a CDS encoding chondroitinase-B domain-containing protein, translated as MKYLKPILLAAVAVLSIRPAPAREYRVTLDSVAAVLETARPGDRIVVEEGTYRDMELKWRGAGAEGKPVRIEAATPGGVVIGGASTLRIAGRWLEISGFDFRDGYAPSGSVIEFRCGREVADDCRLTECVVEGYNPVRRDQAYSYVLLFGRRNRVDHCTLTGKLNLGVTLIVMLNEPRSQQNHHRIDHNWFGPRPVYGSNGAETIRVGTSQQAYTSSNTLIEENLFDRCNGEVEVVSIKSSDNVIRRNVFFESEGVLALRHGDRNTVEENLFVGHGKRNTGGIRIVNAGHKVRRNTLVGIAGGRFFSALALMNAVPNSLPNRYCLVEDVEVTDNTFIDCSNIEFGTGKDLERTLAPERVLFARNTIVNGKLDAPFIAVDRTDGFTFRDNRVKLAEKCTLEGFENVVPQLPVLPTETAMRAGKGAAWYRPRTEIHKPVETVYTVHAGEDLPAVVERAEAGAVVELADAGGDYAIARAMVVKVPLTIRAAKNGARPVVRFNGAKGDNMVTIADGGDLRIEGIAFSGTLEAGKALAKAGISTAAEMIRPYNLRIDNCEFFDFGEGGFFAVKGLQATFAGRVEIRNSLFRDLSGDAINYAAERDDKGRYNADDMLIENCSFYRILGLPINIYRGGSDESTAGPYVEIRNCNFEDCCNKERGSVMRLVGPQVLDIAGCNFSNSGRGGRSIRLDEATWEKISIADCNFWNAGGILSMTGNVVKGKLYDVEPDYADPEGHDFAQRPGSRLAQLGIGVKK; from the coding sequence ATGAAATACCTGAAACCGATTCTTCTGGCAGCGGTTGCCGTATTGTCGATCCGGCCCGCTCCGGCACGCGAGTACCGCGTGACGCTGGACAGCGTGGCCGCGGTGCTCGAAACGGCCCGTCCCGGCGACCGGATCGTCGTCGAAGAGGGCACATACCGCGATATGGAACTCAAGTGGCGCGGTGCGGGTGCCGAAGGAAAGCCCGTGCGCATCGAGGCTGCGACTCCGGGCGGCGTCGTAATCGGCGGCGCCTCGACGCTCCGCATTGCGGGCAGATGGCTCGAAATCTCCGGATTCGATTTCCGTGACGGATATGCTCCGTCGGGTTCGGTCATCGAATTCCGTTGCGGTAGGGAGGTCGCCGACGACTGCCGCCTGACAGAATGCGTCGTCGAAGGATACAATCCGGTCCGCCGTGACCAGGCATACAGCTATGTCCTGCTTTTCGGCCGCCGCAACCGCGTGGACCATTGCACGCTGACCGGGAAACTGAATCTGGGCGTGACGCTGATTGTGATGCTCAACGAACCCCGCAGCCAGCAGAACCATCACCGGATCGACCATAATTGGTTCGGACCTCGGCCTGTCTATGGTTCCAACGGTGCGGAGACCATCCGTGTCGGTACTTCGCAACAGGCCTATACCTCTTCGAATACCCTGATCGAGGAGAATCTTTTCGACCGTTGCAACGGCGAGGTCGAAGTGGTCTCGATCAAATCGAGCGACAACGTGATCCGCCGCAACGTCTTTTTCGAATCCGAAGGCGTGCTGGCGTTGCGCCACGGCGACCGCAACACGGTCGAGGAGAACCTCTTCGTGGGACACGGCAAGCGGAACACGGGCGGTATCCGTATCGTGAATGCCGGTCATAAGGTGAGACGCAACACGCTGGTCGGCATTGCCGGCGGACGTTTCTTCTCGGCGCTTGCGCTGATGAACGCCGTGCCCAATTCGCTGCCCAACCGATACTGTCTGGTCGAGGATGTCGAGGTGACCGACAATACCTTCATCGACTGTTCGAACATCGAGTTCGGAACGGGCAAGGACCTCGAACGCACCCTTGCTCCCGAGCGTGTCCTTTTCGCGCGCAATACGATCGTCAACGGGAAACTCGACGCCCCTTTCATAGCCGTGGACCGCACCGACGGATTCACGTTCCGCGACAATCGGGTGAAACTGGCGGAGAAGTGCACGCTCGAAGGGTTTGAGAATGTTGTGCCGCAGCTTCCCGTGCTGCCGACCGAGACTGCGATGCGTGCCGGGAAGGGCGCTGCGTGGTACAGGCCCCGGACTGAGATTCATAAACCGGTAGAGACGGTTTACACCGTACATGCCGGCGAGGACCTGCCCGCCGTGGTCGAGCGGGCCGAAGCAGGGGCGGTCGTCGAGCTGGCCGATGCCGGAGGCGACTACGCCATTGCGCGGGCGATGGTGGTGAAGGTGCCGCTGACGATCCGCGCCGCGAAGAACGGTGCCCGGCCCGTGGTGCGTTTCAACGGTGCGAAGGGCGATAACATGGTGACCATTGCCGACGGCGGTGATCTGCGTATCGAAGGCATCGCTTTCTCGGGAACGCTCGAAGCGGGCAAGGCTCTGGCTAAGGCAGGGATTTCTACCGCCGCAGAGATGATCCGTCCCTATAACCTGCGGATCGACAACTGTGAGTTCTTCGATTTCGGCGAAGGCGGTTTCTTTGCCGTGAAGGGGTTGCAGGCGACCTTTGCCGGGCGGGTCGAGATCCGCAATTCATTGTTCCGCGATCTCTCGGGCGATGCGATCAACTATGCAGCCGAACGTGACGACAAGGGGCGTTACAATGCCGACGACATGCTGATCGAGAACTGCTCGTTCTACCGGATACTTGGCCTGCCGATCAATATCTACCGCGGCGGCAGCGACGAATCGACCGCCGGACCCTATGTCGAAATCCGCAACTGCAACTTCGAAGACTGCTGTAACAAGGAGCGTGGTTCCGTGATGCGTCTGGTGGGGCCGCAGGTGCTCGATATTGCAGGATGCAATTTCTCGAACAGCGGCCGGGGGGGGCGTTCGATCCGTCTCGACGAGGCTACATGGGAGAAAATTTCCATTGCGGACTGTAATTTCTGGAATGCCGGGGGTATCCTTTCGATGACGGGCAATGTCGTCAAGGGGAAACTTTACGATGTGGAGCCTGACTATGCCGATCCTGAGGGACACGACTTCGCGCAACGTCCCGGCAGCCGTCTGGCGCAACTGGGAATCGGTGTGAAAAAATAA
- a CDS encoding cupin domain-containing protein — MKTRSETFQLESELQWESPAPGIRRQIMGYDGQLMIVKVKFDKGAVGAQHEHYHSQATYVASGKFELSIGGEKKILQAGDGYYVAPDEIHGCVCLEPGILIDTFSPHREDFLKK, encoded by the coding sequence ATGAAAACACGCAGTGAAACCTTTCAGCTCGAGAGCGAGCTGCAGTGGGAGAGCCCCGCTCCCGGCATCCGGCGCCAGATCATGGGGTACGACGGACAGTTGATGATCGTGAAGGTGAAGTTCGACAAGGGAGCCGTGGGAGCGCAGCATGAACATTACCACAGCCAGGCGACCTATGTGGCCAGCGGCAAATTCGAATTGTCGATCGGCGGTGAGAAGAAGATTCTCCAGGCCGGCGACGGTTACTATGTGGCTCCCGACGAGATTCACGGTTGCGTATGCCTTGAACCGGGTATTCTTATCGATACGTTTTCGCCGCACCGGGAGGATTTTCTGAAGAAGTAA
- a CDS encoding polysaccharide lyase 6 family protein — protein MVRKSFILLMLLAAQTLGCSGGETTPGPSGPEVPGTSGKLSGEPVYVASADELKALGNLTAGSVVIWRNGTYADQTVELKSAGTAENPVVLRAETPGKVLFTGTSRLSVSGTHAEVNGFWWRDPEPVKGKAVVTLAKGAEKCALVDCAVTGDGTREDTSIDTKWVSLYGSGHRVEGCTFRDKRNIGTLLVVWLETGITPGHTVRGNRFERPVTLYDGKGKAINGQETIRIGTSDFSMQDASCTVEDNYFYHCHGEQAEIVSNKSCRNLYRRNLFVECQGSLTLRHGNSCTVTGNYFVGNGMAGTGGIRLIGEGHTVERNYLEGLAGTGYRSAICLVRGQQDAPLNGYWQVKDARVCNNVVTGCKYGLNVNYASSGSDQVLPVVSTVIANNTVSALSSGYAVDCTTPPAPDIAWEENILYGRQRGVSLPAVTTAPVKPNVQPAMDAIREGAGCSWKTE, from the coding sequence ATGGTGCGCAAATCTTTCATCCTGTTGATGCTGCTGGCTGCACAGACATTGGGCTGCTCGGGAGGCGAGACGACGCCCGGTCCGTCGGGTCCGGAAGTGCCCGGAACGTCGGGAAAACTTTCCGGAGAACCGGTCTATGTCGCATCGGCCGACGAACTCAAGGCGCTGGGAAACCTCACGGCGGGATCGGTCGTCATCTGGAGGAACGGCACGTATGCCGACCAGACCGTCGAACTGAAAAGTGCCGGAACGGCTGAAAATCCCGTCGTTTTGCGGGCCGAAACCCCCGGGAAGGTCCTCTTTACGGGGACTTCGCGGCTCTCGGTGTCGGGAACGCACGCCGAGGTGAACGGTTTCTGGTGGCGGGACCCGGAGCCCGTGAAGGGAAAGGCGGTGGTCACGTTGGCGAAAGGGGCGGAGAAGTGTGCACTCGTCGATTGCGCCGTTACGGGGGACGGTACGCGGGAGGATACCTCTATCGATACCAAATGGGTTTCGCTCTACGGTTCGGGGCATCGTGTCGAAGGGTGCACGTTCCGGGACAAGCGCAATATCGGCACGCTGCTGGTTGTCTGGCTGGAGACGGGCATCACCCCGGGGCATACCGTTAGGGGCAACCGGTTCGAACGTCCCGTGACGCTTTACGATGGGAAAGGCAAGGCGATCAACGGCCAGGAGACCATCCGTATCGGTACGAGCGACTTTTCGATGCAGGATGCGTCGTGCACGGTCGAGGACAACTACTTTTATCACTGCCATGGGGAGCAGGCCGAGATCGTTTCCAATAAGTCGTGCCGGAACCTCTACCGCCGCAATCTTTTCGTGGAGTGCCAGGGCTCGCTGACCCTGCGGCACGGAAACAGTTGTACCGTGACGGGCAACTATTTCGTGGGTAACGGCATGGCCGGTACGGGCGGTATCCGTCTGATCGGCGAAGGACATACCGTCGAACGCAATTACCTCGAAGGGCTGGCCGGCACGGGGTACCGTTCCGCGATCTGTCTCGTGCGCGGCCAGCAGGATGCCCCCCTGAACGGCTACTGGCAGGTGAAGGATGCCCGGGTCTGCAACAATGTGGTGACAGGCTGCAAATACGGGCTGAACGTCAACTATGCCAGCAGCGGCAGCGACCAGGTGCTTCCCGTCGTTTCGACCGTGATAGCGAACAATACCGTATCGGCCTTGTCGTCGGGATATGCCGTCGACTGTACGACGCCGCCCGCTCCCGATATCGCATGGGAGGAGAACATCCTTTACGGCCGCCAGCGGGGTGTCTCGCTGCCTGCCGTGACGACGGCTCCCGTCAAACCCAATGTGCAACCGGCGATGGATGCTATCCGTGAGGGCGCCGGATGTTCCTGGAAAACCGAATAA
- a CDS encoding SDR family NAD(P)-dependent oxidoreductase, with the protein MRLSGKVAIVTGGARDLGRAISVKLAAEGAKVCLNYFDNPEDAEKTLAMIKADGGEAIAVQGDMTKAADVKNLFAKAGEAYGGKVDILVNVVGGIVGRKLITEQDEKWYDFLMDVNMRSVFLCTREVVPMMPAGGSIINFSSQAARDGGGPGASVYATAKAAVMCHTRAMAKELGPKGIRVNALAPGMINTSFHDRFTKPEARENLHHTAPLRREGEASEVADLVCFLASSESSYLTGTNIDINGGTLFS; encoded by the coding sequence ATGAGACTAAGTGGAAAAGTAGCCATCGTTACGGGTGGCGCGCGCGACCTGGGTCGTGCGATCTCTGTGAAATTGGCTGCCGAAGGCGCCAAGGTATGTCTGAACTATTTCGACAATCCCGAGGATGCCGAAAAGACGCTTGCCATGATCAAGGCCGACGGCGGCGAGGCGATTGCCGTGCAGGGAGACATGACGAAAGCCGCCGACGTGAAGAATCTTTTCGCCAAGGCCGGCGAGGCTTACGGCGGCAAGGTGGACATTCTGGTGAATGTCGTGGGCGGTATCGTGGGCCGCAAACTCATCACCGAACAGGATGAAAAGTGGTACGATTTCCTGATGGACGTCAACATGCGGTCGGTGTTCCTCTGCACGCGCGAGGTGGTTCCGATGATGCCTGCCGGCGGTTCGATCATCAACTTCTCGTCGCAGGCCGCCCGCGACGGCGGCGGTCCGGGCGCTTCGGTCTACGCCACTGCCAAAGCGGCGGTGATGTGCCACACGCGTGCCATGGCCAAAGAACTCGGTCCGAAGGGCATTCGTGTCAATGCGCTGGCTCCGGGCATGATCAATACCTCGTTCCATGACCGTTTCACCAAGCCCGAGGCTCGGGAGAACCTGCATCATACGGCTCCGCTGCGTCGTGAAGGCGAAGCTTCGGAGGTCGCTGACCTGGTATGTTTCCTGGCCAGCAGCGAGTCGAGCTACCTCACGGGTACGAATATCGACATCAACGGCGGTACGCTTTTCTCGTAA
- a CDS encoding MFS transporter yields MKIKGLRWIVLALIAIVTIINYLDRGTLNYMWVANTKVVCPAGEYTFDAESDTYAVSSGGDRFVLPAGDVTPLADGAIEYVKHGGIAKELGLIDTSAPAEEQQRQAKSLLAVITMFFMVAYGVSQLVSGKIYDKIGTRRGFTLSAILWGGADALASMASGLKSLTFFRVLLGLGEAGPWPGTTKSNAEWFPQKERAFAQGIFGAAASVGSIIAPVLIPVLFLVFGWRVTFVVVGSLGIIWVIPWLIINKKGPKEHPWITEKEREYILTGQPECRVSCDTAKSWGTLLSERKNYSVILGRFFLDPIWWMFVTWLPIYLIEVFGLDIKQIAMSAWVPYVGAAIGSVAGGWFSGLLINRGKSVNFARKAAMIVGACFIVPGMALAAVASSATMAVVMMAFILGGYQFVMTNIQTLASDLQTGKAVGSLAGLGGAAAVLGTIISILFIPYLTQSGDWTLFFVLGAALVPASLLCVFLFGGRIEQQVK; encoded by the coding sequence ATGAAGATAAAAGGATTGCGATGGATCGTCCTGGCGCTTATCGCCATTGTGACGATCATCAACTATCTCGACCGGGGGACGCTCAACTACATGTGGGTGGCCAATACGAAGGTGGTATGTCCCGCCGGGGAGTATACGTTCGACGCCGAATCCGACACCTATGCGGTTTCTTCCGGCGGGGACCGTTTCGTGCTGCCGGCCGGCGATGTGACTCCGCTTGCCGACGGAGCTATCGAATACGTGAAGCACGGCGGTATCGCCAAGGAGCTGGGACTGATCGACACCTCGGCCCCTGCCGAGGAGCAGCAGCGGCAGGCCAAGAGCCTGCTGGCCGTCATTACCATGTTTTTCATGGTCGCCTACGGTGTTAGCCAGCTGGTTTCGGGCAAGATCTACGATAAGATCGGGACCCGTCGCGGATTCACCCTTTCGGCCATTCTCTGGGGAGGTGCCGATGCATTGGCTTCGATGGCCTCGGGTCTCAAGTCGCTGACTTTTTTCCGGGTTCTGCTCGGACTGGGCGAGGCAGGACCGTGGCCCGGCACCACCAAATCCAATGCCGAGTGGTTCCCGCAGAAGGAGCGCGCTTTCGCGCAGGGTATCTTCGGGGCGGCCGCTTCGGTGGGTTCGATCATCGCTCCCGTGCTGATTCCCGTGCTCTTCCTGGTTTTCGGATGGCGCGTGACGTTCGTCGTCGTGGGTTCGCTGGGTATCATCTGGGTTATTCCGTGGCTTATCATCAATAAGAAAGGTCCCAAGGAGCATCCCTGGATCACCGAGAAGGAGCGTGAATATATCCTCACCGGTCAGCCCGAGTGCCGCGTGTCGTGCGATACGGCCAAGTCGTGGGGGACGCTGTTGAGCGAGCGGAAGAATTACTCCGTGATCCTCGGCCGCTTTTTCCTCGATCCCATCTGGTGGATGTTCGTGACGTGGCTGCCGATCTATCTGATCGAGGTCTTCGGACTCGATATCAAGCAGATCGCCATGTCGGCCTGGGTTCCTTACGTGGGTGCCGCCATTGGGTCGGTGGCCGGCGGGTGGTTCTCCGGCCTGCTGATAAACCGGGGTAAGAGCGTCAACTTTGCACGCAAAGCCGCGATGATTGTAGGGGCTTGCTTTATCGTTCCGGGCATGGCCTTGGCCGCAGTGGCATCGTCGGCGACGATGGCCGTGGTGATGATGGCCTTCATCCTGGGTGGATACCAGTTCGTAATGACCAATATCCAGACCCTGGCCAGCGATCTGCAGACCGGCAAGGCCGTCGGCTCCCTGGCCGGGCTGGGCGGAGCGGCCGCTGTGCTGGGAACCATCATTTCGATCCTGTTCATCCCCTACCTGACACAGAGCGGCGATTGGACGCTGTTTTTCGTGCTGGGGGCGGCGCTCGTGCCGGCCAGCCTCCTGTGCGTGTTCCTGTTCGGCGGACGGATTGAGCAGCAAGTGAAATAA
- a CDS encoding alginate lyase family protein has translation MKRIFLFLLSITAVCPAVAQYAFSPELLGRFAAAYREGDPRAVRAAERVIAASGELLEMEPMTVTSKKQLPPSGDRRDYMSLSPYWWPDRSKPDGLPYVRRDGERNPEVYDFPERENGDRLGYAARTLAVLYHVTGDERYAAKCAELLRTWFLDPEQGMNPNMTYAQLIRGRTTIRGTGIIDARRMCFALNAASLIGNSPAWSDGDRAALGEWARAFLYWLEHSVNGQKELHASNNHGLWYDAIRLMTAQAAGLGGRVREIAEKSVKPRFTAQVAADGSLPEELERTLSLHYSTFVLEALSTARNMALPSGVDLWRMPEAQRVLEFLLPYYEKPDTWPYPQIKPFERRRGAALLYEAGVALGRSEWIDAARRIGYGEGKADFAALLFFELQ, from the coding sequence ATGAAACGAATCTTTCTTTTCTTGCTGTCGATAACGGCCGTCTGTCCGGCCGTAGCGCAGTATGCGTTCAGTCCCGAGCTGCTCGGACGCTTTGCTGCGGCTTACCGCGAAGGCGATCCGCGTGCCGTGAGGGCTGCGGAACGGGTCATCGCGGCTTCCGGAGAGCTTCTGGAGATGGAACCGATGACGGTGACTTCCAAAAAACAGTTGCCGCCCAGCGGCGACAGGCGTGATTACATGTCCTTGTCTCCCTATTGGTGGCCCGACCGGTCGAAACCCGACGGCCTTCCCTATGTCCGCCGGGACGGGGAGCGCAATCCCGAAGTCTACGACTTTCCCGAACGGGAAAACGGTGACAGGCTCGGATATGCCGCACGGACACTGGCCGTTCTCTATCATGTCACGGGAGATGAGCGGTATGCCGCCAAATGTGCGGAACTGCTGCGCACGTGGTTTCTCGATCCGGAGCAGGGAATGAATCCCAACATGACCTACGCGCAGCTGATCCGGGGCCGTACGACGATCCGGGGTACGGGGATCATCGACGCGCGGCGCATGTGTTTTGCACTGAATGCCGCCTCGCTGATCGGGAACTCTCCCGCCTGGAGCGACGGGGACCGTGCTGCATTGGGCGAGTGGGCCCGGGCGTTCCTCTATTGGTTGGAGCACAGCGTCAACGGGCAGAAGGAATTGCACGCGTCCAACAACCACGGACTCTGGTACGATGCCATCCGCTTGATGACGGCGCAGGCCGCAGGGCTCGGCGGACGGGTGCGGGAGATCGCAGAAAAGTCCGTGAAACCCCGTTTCACTGCCCAGGTGGCTGCCGACGGATCGTTGCCGGAAGAGTTGGAGCGTACGCTTTCGCTGCACTATTCGACCTTCGTGCTTGAGGCCCTTTCCACGGCTCGTAACATGGCCCTCCCGTCGGGTGTGGACCTCTGGAGAATGCCCGAAGCGCAACGTGTGCTGGAGTTCCTGCTGCCGTATTACGAAAAGCCCGATACGTGGCCGTATCCCCAGATCAAACCTTTCGAACGCCGTCGCGGTGCGGCCCTGCTCTATGAGGCGGGAGTCGCTCTCGGCCGTTCGGAGTGGATCGACGCTGCCCGTCGTATCGGATACGGGGAAGGCAAGGCCGATTTTGCGGCTTTGCTGTTCTTCGAGTTGCAATAA